The Blattabacterium cuenoti sequence AAACCCTATTGATCCAAAAACATTGAATGGAAAAATTCCGCAATACAAAATATGCTATGAATCCGCTTATGGTTATAGTTCTTATGGAAATCAAGTAGGGATCGCTACTTCTCACATTCAAGAAATATATCATGAAGGTTATAGAGCTAAAAGAATGGAGGTGGGGATGGTAATTGGAGCCGTTCCAGTTGATGCAGTGAAACAAGAAAAGCCAAAAAAAGGAGACATTATTTTGTTGATTGGTGGGCTAACAGGAAAGGATGGGATGGGAGGAGCGACAGAATCTTCTAAAGAATATGAATTAAAAAATTCATTTGAAAATATTCATGTACAAAAAGGAAACCCAATAATAGAAAGAAAAATTCAAAGATTGTTTCGAAAAAAAGAAGTTATATCTTTGATTAAAAAGTGCAATGATTTTGGAGCAGGAGGAGCTTCCGTTGCTATTGGAGAATTAAGCAATAGTTTAGTTCTTCATTTAGATAAAATACCTACTATAAAACATGCAGCTTTAGAAGCTATAGAAATTGCTCTTTCAGAATCTCAAGAACGGATGGCCGTTGTATTAGATCCATCAAATGTAAAAAAATTTATGAAATTAGCTCATGAAGAAAATATCCTTTCCGTTCCAATTGCTGTAGTGACTGATAATAAAAGGATAATATTCTATCATAAACGAAAAGAACTTTTGAACTTGAAAAGTTCTTTTATAAATACAGGAGGATCTAATAAAAAACAAATGGTTCATGTTAATTCTCCAACTAATATTTCTCCTTTTCAAAAATCAAAAGATATCCCTTTCAACAAAAGAACGTTCTTAAAAACTCTTTCTCAATTAAATATTGCATCTCAAAAAAGTTTAGTAGAAATGTTCGATAGTACTGTAGGAGGGACTACTATATTGATGCCTTTTGGAGGAAAGTATCAGATGACTCCATCTGAAGGAAGTGTACATAAAATACCTGTTTTACAAGGAGATACAAAAACTGTTAGTTTAGCATCTTGGGGTTTTCATCCTGAAATTTCTACTTGGAGTCCTCTTCATGGAGGAGCTTATGCTGTAGTAGAATGTGTTTCTAAAATTGTTTCTATGGGAGGCTCTTACAGAAATATCTATTTCAGTTTTCAAGAATATTACAAAAAATTAGGAAATAATCCAGAAAATTGGGGACAACCATTTGCTTCTTTATTAGGAGCTTATCATGCTCAAATGTCATTTAATTTAGCATCTATTGGAGGAAAAGATAGCATGTCTGGAACATATAAAAATATACACGTTCCGCCAACATTAATAGCTTTTGGAGTGACAACCGGTGACTTATCAAATATTGTATCTCCAGAATTGAAAAATATAGGAAATAAAATATATTTGTATAATCACAAATCATTGAAAAACGAAATGCCAGATTTTGATTCTTTAAAAAAGGTATATGATAAAGTTTATAAAGGCATTTGTTCCGGAATCATTGTATCAGTAAAAACGGTGAAAGACGGAGGAATTTCTATATCTATAGCTAAAATGGCTTTTGGAAATCGTTTAGGAGTTGTTATCCGTTCTGTAAATCCTTTATTTGAGATTAGCATAGGTTCATTAATTATCGAATCTACTTCTTCTCTTTCAGAAGATTTCATTTTAATAGGAGAAGTCGTGTCTTCTAACAGCTTAAATTTTAATGGAATATCTATTGATATTCATGATGCTATCCAAAGTTGGGAAAAAACTTTGACTCCTATTTTTTCTAATAATAAGGTAATTCATAGACAAAAACATCATAAAATCAATCTGCATGAAAATAGAAAAGAAGATATTTTTCCATTAATATGGAAATCCAAAAAGAAAGTACTTCCACGTGTATTTATTCCAATATTTCCTGGAACCAATTGTGAATGGGAATCTATTCACGCTT is a genomic window containing:
- a CDS encoding phosphoribosylformylglycinamidine synthase → MNFRIYIQKKAPFDVDSRKLYHELKNMEISLSQVIIYQIYDIFRIKKEVFIDSLYKIFVDPVTDILHQEIHLKNPYFSIEYLPGKYDPCADAAMQCIKIIDPISTVFIKTGQLIELIGMNNKKEDIHKIKKHCMNPHIWKEKNLHEMNFPFFDESKKMIDKDHYRRVNGFIHFNHEKMQNIHEMWGFSITLKDLFFIQQYFSRENRDPTEAELKILDTYWSDHCRHTTFLTTLVDITFDGIFKDTYQNIFNEYLMDRKSIGISDLPINLMDLSNLPSKVLYKKGKLKNYVFSHEHNACTIMVDVDIIGRKKKEKWYLLFKNETHNHPTEIDPFSGASTCIGGAIRDSLSGRGFVYQSMRLSGAANPIDPKTLNGKIPQYKICYESAYGYSSYGNQVGIATSHIQEIYHEGYRAKRMEVGMVIGAVPVDAVKQEKPKKGDIILLIGGLTGKDGMGGATESSKEYELKNSFENIHVQKGNPIIERKIQRLFRKKEVISLIKKCNDFGAGGASVAIGELSNSLVLHLDKIPTIKHAALEAIEIALSESQERMAVVLDPSNVKKFMKLAHEENILSVPIAVVTDNKRIIFYHKRKELLNLKSSFINTGGSNKKQMVHVNSPTNISPFQKSKDIPFNKRTFLKTLSQLNIASQKSLVEMFDSTVGGTTILMPFGGKYQMTPSEGSVHKIPVLQGDTKTVSLASWGFHPEISTWSPLHGGAYAVVECVSKIVSMGGSYRNIYFSFQEYYKKLGNNPENWGQPFASLLGAYHAQMSFNLASIGGKDSMSGTYKNIHVPPTLIAFGVTTGDLSNIVSPELKNIGNKIYLYNHKSLKNEMPDFDSLKKVYDKVYKGICSGIIVSVKTVKDGGISISIAKMAFGNRLGVVIRSVNPLFEISIGSLIIESTSSLSEDFILIGEVVSSNSLNFNGISIDIHDAIQSWEKTLTPIFSNNKVIHRQKHHKINLHENRKEDIFPLIWKSKKKVLPRVFIPIFPGTNCEWESIHAFEKEGAIIKTFVFQNLIDKDIGESIDKIGKYIKDVQIFVLCGGFSAGDEPDGSAKFITSILHNPYVKDAVQYFLDQDGLILGICNGFQALVKSGLLPYGKICLRHYHSPTLTYNEIGKHISQCVHIKVINDHSPWLNGMKNKIYTIPISHSEGRFYASEKITKILFKKNQIATQYVDLQGVPTLERFYNPNGSVGSVEGILSEDGKIYGRMTHPERYNHGLLKNIPDIHEHSIFKNAVQYFL